The following are from one region of the Sorghum bicolor cultivar BTx623 chromosome 2, Sorghum_bicolor_NCBIv3, whole genome shotgun sequence genome:
- the LOC110433104 gene encoding uncharacterized protein LOC110433104: MFFVYLSADVFAGLATAEELAKGASVAQEGLAVPPRREPAPSALANRPSPADVLGPGASDPSITGWTGALREVHSLVGDRFRQKLRGMDFDTLLRVQYEHHSLGHHMAAALEERCSREVICRDEAIEALKKENETLEAEKTRLSEEVKGFASIRQAVEVLRKENEEFKLASEVIKKEKEEAEAAAAVLRESASQHERTKDLAVQRAEKAEDVADRLRKELDAERTSAAALQSRLQKAEVEAAAVVGLYTHSLAQFGGSTSAPPPSGDVGASLAWLKSHIRMLPDFVGGAVDFGALAAVSSFARLLRRGGCSHAEGVDKAEFATAEDVGEGTPGLRKFVRNFISSFWIRFGRAEAKKMAEARRAEEIAKKKAKVDKAGPSRPSSEARPPTQAEAEARDAGAKAPEGSGAKVSELPETSAPPPPQV, from the exons ATGTTTTTTGTTTATCTTTCAGCGGATGTTTTTGCTGGGTTGGCTACCGCGGAGGAACTGGCTAAAGGCGCCAGCGTTGCGCAGGAAGGACTTGCCGTTCCTCCGCGGCGTGAGCCTGCGCCTTCTGCGTTGGCCAACAGGCCTTCGCCTGCTGATGTACTTGGCCCCG GTGCTTCTGAtccttcgatcacaggttggacCGGTGCATTGCGCGAGGTTCATTCCTTGGTCGGAG ATCGTTTTCGTCAGAAGCTCCGCGGCATGGACTTTGACACGCTCCTCCGCGTGCAATAtgagcaccatagcctt GGTCATCACATGGCTGCTGCCTTGGAGGAGCGTTGCTCCCGAGAGGTCATTTGCCGTGATGAAGCAATTGAGGCTCTTAAAAAGGAAAATGAAACTTTGGAGGCTGAGAAGACTCGCCTGTCGGAGGAAGTTAAGGGATTTGCTTCTATTCGGCAGGCGGTTGAGGTGCTAAGGAAGGAGAATGAAGAGTTTAAGCTTGCGTCGGAGGTTAttaagaaggagaaggaggaggctGAAGCTGCTGCGGCTGTCCTTCGCGAGAGTGCTTCCCAGCATGAACGAACGAAGGACCTGGCTGTCCAGCGCGCTGAGAAGGCCGAAGACGTTGCTGACCGGCTGCGCAAGGAGTTGGATGCTGAGAGGACGTCTGCTGCTGCGTTGCAGTCCCGTCTGCAGAAGGCGGAGGTGGAGGCTGCGGCTGTTGTTGGGCTCTACACCCACTCGCTGGCGCAGTTCGGAGGTagcacctctgctcctccgcccAGCGGCGACGTTGGGGCTAGCCTCGCGTGGTTGAAGTCCCATATCCGCATGCTCCCTGACTTTGTCGGAGGAgctgttgattttggggctttggctGCGGTTAGCTCCTTCGCTCGGCTCTTGCGACGCGGAGGCTGCTCCCACGCCGAGGGGGTTGATAAGGCGGAGTTTGCCACGGCGGAGGACGTTGGCGAGGGCACCCCCGGCCTGCGCAAATTTGTCCGGAACTTTATcagttcgttctggattaggtttgggcgggcTGAGGCGAAGAAGATGGCGGAGGCTCGTCGCGCTGAG GAGATTGCGAAGAAGAAGGCTAAGGTTGACAAGGCCGGTCCTTCGCGTCCATCAAGCGAGGCGCGTCCTCCGACCCAGGCTGAAGCGGAGGCTCGTGATGCTGGTGCCAAAGCTCCGGAGGGATCTGGTGCCAAGGTTTCAGAGCTGCCCGAGacttctgctcctcctccgcctcaggtgtga